The DNA region TAGTTGCCGATCTGTCCTTTATTAGCCTCACGCTGGTTGCTCAAGGAATCACGAACGTCGCTTCGGACGATGCCGATCTGGTGCTGCTCGTTAAGCCGCAGTTCGAGGTCGGCAAGGACCATGTTGGCCGAACCGGTCTGGTCACCGACCCCGAGTTGCACCAGCGGGCGATTGAAGCGGTGGTAGCCGAATTCACGATGCTCGGCTGGCACCTTCATCAGGCGGTAGAGTCGCCAGTGGTTGGCGGCGACGGCAATCAAGAGTTCTTTGTCTGGATGAGGAAGAAGTCATGAGAATTGGTGTCGTTATGCGCTCAAACAGCGAACGCGCCTCGGAGACCGTCGACGCCCTGTCCCGAATGGCCGCCCGAAAAGGACTGTCGGTGGGCGCAGTCCCTGAACACGGTTCGGGCGAACTCCTCGAACCACGGGAGATGGCCGACTGTGACGTCGTCATTGCGGTTGGTGGAGATGGAACCGTGCTCGAAGCAATACGGTACGGGGTGCCAAACGACCTTCCCGTTCTTGGTGTGAACACCGGGCGGGTCGGCTTCCTGGCCGAGGCCGAGACAGATGACCTCTCCGCCGTCATCGATATGATCGCCGACCGTTCGTGGTCTGAAACCTCGCGGATGACGCTTTCGGCGACCATCGGCGGCAAGCAATCCGGGGTTGGCCTCAACGATATCGTCGTGGAGAAGATCAAAAGTCAGCAACTGGTTTCGCTTGAATTGCACATCGACGACGAGCGCTTCTTGACCTATCGGGCCGACGGTCTGGTGTTCGCAACGCCCACGGGTTCAACCGCATACAACCTCTCTGCGGGTGGACCGATCGTTGATCCTCTTATCGACACGATCATCGTCACCCCCGTTGCGCCCTATTCGCTGTTCTCAAGAACCCTGTGTTTGCCTCCCACCGCACGAATTGTCTGCACCGTGACGCTTGATCGACCGGCCGGTGTGTCGGCCGACGGCGTTCACATCGGGACACTCGCCCCCGACGAGTCTGTGGTGGTCGAACGGGGCTCGCAGCGGGCCCGGTTCATCAGTCTTGGCAAGCGGTCATATCTCCAGACCGTCAAGTCCAAACTGAAGCTGTATGAAGGTCTGGATGGAGCGAGTTTCTGAATGATTGAAGAGCTGGCCGTCACAAATCTTGGCGTCATCGAGAACGCCCGCATCGAACCTGGTCCCGGCCTGGTGGTCATCACGGGAGAAACCGGTACCGGGAAGACATTGTTGGCCGGAGCAGTGGGTCTCCTCATTGGTGATCCGACCCGGGCCGGTCTGATCGGTCCGTACTCCGACGAGGCCAAGGTCGAAGGACGTTTTCTGGTTGGTGGGGAAGAGTTGGTGGTTTCCCGACGGTTGGTCGAGGGTCGGAGCCGTGCCTATACGAACGGTGAGATGGTGCCACTCAAAGTCCTGGCCGACCAAGGTATGGACCTGGTCGAGATGGTCGCTCAGCATGATCATCTGGCGATCGGTAAAGAGGCCTCGGTCCTGGCACTGGTTGACCGACTCCTCGATGCCGCTGGTGTCGAGCGGCTAGCCCAGTACCAGAGAGCCTGGCAGGAGCTTGTCGACGTTCGTTCGAGCGCCCTCCAGGGTGACATTCGAAGTATTGAGCGCGCCAGGGACCTGGCCGCATACGAAGCCGGGGAGATCGAAGCGTCGGGGTTTCGCCTTGGGGAAGATGACGAGCTCCACAAGGATCTGGCCCGGCGGCGGAACTCGGTCGAGCTCACCGAGCACCTATCTGCCGCCCACCGTGCCTTCGATCGGGGAGCCGAGGAGGTCGCGACGGCGGTAGAGGCTCTGCGTCGAGTCGGACGACTCGACGATGAACTAGCCATTATGGGAGATCGCACGGATGGAGTCGCGGCCGAGGTCGCTGATCTCATTCTGACTATCCGTCAGGCGATGGAATCGGTCGATCATGATCCCGAACGGCTGGAGGCTCAGGAGGCGCGGATGGCGCTGCTTGGGGACCTCCGGCGCAAGTATGGCGATTCGTTGGACGAAATCCTCGCATACGGGGTGGCTGCCCAGGCCCGAGCCGCCGATCTGACGGCCAGTCTGGAAGCTGTCGCCACGTTCGCCGTCGATCTGGAGCGAGCCGAGTCTGCGGCCGTGGCGGCGGCCGGGGCCCTTCGGGAAGCACGACAGGCGGCCGCCAGGTACCTGTGCGATACAGCCAAGGGGCATCTGAACGAGCTTGGATTCGCAACTCCGCACTTGTCCGTCACGTTTGAACCTCGCGCTCTGCGGGTGACCGGTGGATCGCACCTGACCCTCCTCTTCGCCTCTGACGATCGGCTAACCCCGGGACCTGTGAACAAGGTGGCCTCAGGTGGTGAACTGTCCAGACTCGTATTGGCTTTGCGACTGGCCGGCGGCGTCGGCCAGGCTCCCGTGGTGGTCTTCGACGAGATCGATGCCGGGGTTGGGGGACGAACCGCGCTGGCGCTCGGGAGGAAACTGGCCGGACTCGCCGCCGACCGGCAAGTATTCGTGGTTACCCACCTGCCGCAAGTGGCCGCGTTTGCCGATACTCACTATGTCGTCGAGCGGACCATGGAACGGGCCGACGTGCGCCTCGTCGAGGGCGACGCCCGTATTGATGAGATCGCCCGAATGCTTGCCGGTCTTGACGATTCGCAGCAAGGTCGGGATCACGCCGCAGAACTCGTCGCCACGGCCCGGCGTCGCTAGTGCTTTGGTATGCCGAATCGGCTGTGGGCCCGGGGACGGAGTCGGATGTGGTGGAACAGTCAGGAGGTGACCGGAAGTGACAGTGAGTTCAACCCAGTTGACGCCCCTCCTGTTTATGGAACGGACCGCTGAGGTGTTTGGCGACAAGGTCGGTTTCGTCCAGGGAGGCGAACGCTTGACGTATCGGCAGCTGGCATCGGAGACCACCCGGCTTGCCAATGCGTTCCGGTCCGTCGGCGTTGTCGACGGTGACCGTATCGCCTATCTGAGTCCGAATACGGCGCAAATGTTGATTGC from Acidimicrobiia bacterium includes:
- a CDS encoding NAD(+)/NADH kinase is translated as MRIGVVMRSNSERASETVDALSRMAARKGLSVGAVPEHGSGELLEPREMADCDVVIAVGGDGTVLEAIRYGVPNDLPVLGVNTGRVGFLAEAETDDLSAVIDMIADRSWSETSRMTLSATIGGKQSGVGLNDIVVEKIKSQQLVSLELHIDDERFLTYRADGLVFATPTGSTAYNLSAGGPIVDPLIDTIIVTPVAPYSLFSRTLCLPPTARIVCTVTLDRPAGVSADGVHIGTLAPDESVVVERGSQRARFISLGKRSYLQTVKSKLKLYEGLDGASF